actttttcattcgaaataaaataatatagtatctaatttacctgattgatatatccctttttgtaaaaatgagtgaaaaagtggtggcgccatacggaaagttatcccttggTTGAAAACTTGCCGTTAAATTAAGAACAATTCCACTTTCGTTTGATAAACAACGACTTAAAATTGTACCTGCTTGAACGTCAAAGCTTGTGGTATCTTGGAGGCTGCCATGTTGTAGCCCGCCCTCACTCGAATGTGGAAATCATTgatgtcaacagagggcaggcTTTTTTCAACATTCTATGCTTTTCCCACTGACACGTATCTGTGGCTCGTTTTTCAAAATCGATTCCAAAAAGGGAAAACATCAGGAAACTGCCCCGGACCACAAAGTAGCGGGTGTTCTGCAGTGTTGAAAGAAAAGGTGAACATTAGTCTGGTGCCGGTGTTCTTCCCCTTTGCTCGATCGTGTGGTGAGTCTGGCCTTATGACAAAGAACACGTGGTTGGCGGccttttaaacatttatttcaaacattcaCGAGTCGGTGCGGAGCAGTCGGCACCCCCcgaccaaaataaaataaaatcgaAAAACATCTTGAAAAGTAACCGACGTACATCCAGCATaaagaaaccatttgttaaaggttagTGTTATTGTAATTGTATCCAAATCGTTGctcaaaaaagacaaaagaaaaatattgtatTCAGTtaattaaaccatggaggactGGGGCctgtattccttttttgaaATGTCGACATTTTCTGTCATTCTAGCGCCGCGCGCCCCAGCCAAAACCTGTCTGGTTTTGATAAAGTGCAACATTCAATCATACGTCACACCAAAAATTCCCCCAAAATGACGGAAATACCCAACGAATTACCTTCAAAACTGCCAACTGGCCTCTCCAGTTGTAATGTTTAAGATGTAACTCCAGGCGTGAAATTGCACTGACGGATATTTTTCCGGCTAAAattactgcaaggggttaactTTCAGACCATTGTATTTGttggcaaatttttaaaaatggcccTTTTTGAGCTAGGATTTTAggttaaaaaaaactgcaagggatCAAACTTGTACTTTTGAGTGATTTCAAACCATTAAATTGTTGGGCCAAATTCTAAAAATttgcctttttgagccaggatttttggttaaaatactacaaggggttaaacttgtactTATACGAGGTATAGACGAAGATGTGATctatgcatagagctatatatagctctatggatctctgtttacattcaaaccgccctctgttcaCCGGGCAAAAAGATgcatagtcatggtaagattgcatacactttctagctggctgccaaaacacaaaggttttgcctggTGACGTCAGAGGTCGCATCGTCTATGTGCACAGAAAAGAGCTGCAATACGCCCAATACCAGACTACGTGTCAAATGCAATTAgactggaaaagtttctgtatcatgccaccacttttttattggATTGAAATAAtattacctcaatgagatatgcAGACAGTGTTTTTGGACAAAGTTATCACTTTAAACAAACTTCTTTACGGCATCTGCATTCTAAATGGAAGTTCATTTTACGTGGGGCAACATTTATCACTATGCTACATACCATTCAAAATAGGTACTGTGAAAGAATATGAGAAAAACAATCACagaaattttaaaatgtgtgaTAAAACAAGGGTCGAATAGAATGATCTCTTATATTATGTTACAATCTAAGCTATGAATGAACTAACACACCCTAAACACAATTTCGACAGTCTTTTTGTGTGACAAACCGTCATTGAAAATGGCAAATTAACATTTACAGTCCCATATCCTACTAGTGACCTCTTGCACAATGGGTGcattccctgggtcgaccctgcggtgctcattcgggtgagcccctgacaagagctaatcgaacgatcacactcgccctctcgtggtgacggcatgcacctcaggtcacccctaAATGACatactccacaagcagggcactgggggctgacccggtgagccccgtcaaagctatttgactgtaccggggcagaccggggtctacccagggaagctaaacgaacgcacccaacgtGGGGTGCACTCACACCAAATCCTgtgtgccattttgggagtcgaaATATACACAAAGACAACCAAAAATGATGGTTCATTTAGAAGAATTCCTCTTTGTGTCAAGAGTCTATATCCAATTAGCctgtttgaggtatggtggacactataagAGAGCCCTGTTTGGATTGGGTGCATACAGACAAATGAACCCAAACCAATAAGTGAAGCAGTGATGTGTCAACTATACCTCAAAATAGCCCAATGGTAAAGTGAGGGATTCAGAAGGAATGGAGCCAGTAGGCCTTAAATAACAATTGCGTATCAGGCGTTCCAATGTTATCCATGTCCATACAGTTTGGTGTGAATGAGAAGAGGCCACATGCTAAAATACCTAGTCTGTGTGACAAGTGGATCATCTTGTCTatgtatagcgccctcagttggcAGCTCCTACAACTGGATGGTTTCCAGCTAGCTGTACACAGTTCTCACATGTTATGATTTATGTTAATTACACACGGAGAGTTTATGACAACATGGGTTTGAAAAGCCCAGTATATTGTTTCCTAGTGAGTTATTTCTGATAGTATTTAGTTAGAGAAAATACTATTACAGTCTGTAAGGGTTATTTTCTGATGTGTTCCCTGCCATCAACATAGGCAAATGGGAACAAATCTAGCAGTATATACATAATAGAATAATTTAACACTGATTGGGTTATTCACTCCTCTCCAGCCGGCACAGCGTCTTCTAACCTCTTGATAAACTTGACTTTGATTTCTGTCTGGTTGTCTCCCTTGAGGATATCTTGAACAAATCGAACATTGACATCCATCTGGACCTGAAATGTATTAATCAGAACAATCAACAGTCAGTTGGGTAGTTCATACAATTACATTACATAGTAGAGGAGAGGTCACTGAGACTGAGACTGGGTTCAACTGATCAGCTTTGGCTATTATTGTAGCCACTCGCTGCATGGGCATGATTAAAGCATATGAACTAGCCATAGCCATGTTAAGCATGGTatagagcatcaaactcaagttctgaaaaaatccacaagaccgcagggcttgttgctcagaatttttactggaccggaagattttttacaataccaaaattttattagaaaaaaaaaaagttaacacgattGAACAGCAGGCCAttttcatcccttaggaggctttttttttttgctgtaaaacccaatcaataaagttccatatacctacttcacgtcattctcgccgcctcaaaaaaaaatccaatttgacataaaaaaaaaccaagaccgCCGGAGCcccggacttgttcggcattaagtttactggaccgaagctaaaaccactggcctcaggcctgcggtccagcgtgaaCATCAAGCCCTGTGATGGATGAGTCACTTGCACCGTCAGGCAAGACGCTtggctataattgcttctcatctATGGAACGCCACAGAGACAAGTGAACACATCTACAGAGTGCACAGTGCAGCTGTGCCATGTTGCACATAAAAATGCACAACCTATGTAGATAAATGGGTTTGTAGGGTTTGTCAACTCACTGGCAAATCTTACCTTCTTGAGCTTCCAATCGACATAAGAGTTGAAAAGCATTGCTTttacacacattaaaaaaacaaaatctacatcAACTTGGCGGGATGTATTTTCAAAACAGGAAAACAAGATTTGTGATTCCTAGTTTTAATCTTACTGTTTCTAAAGCTCCCCtgatgactccacacaggataTTGGAATAGTTGAGTTGGCTACGTTCTTCTGGTAGTTCTACAAAGTCAGTCAGTGGATTATTATCAAGTACTAGAGAGAACTCATCCCCTGCTGCACTCCAGTTGGATACTGTAGGAGTGATACCCAAGAACATTTTGAAGCCAGActaaggagaaaacaaaacaagacaaaatttGTTACACAACTTGGGGTTGAAATGAGTAGTTAAAACAAGAATGGTTGACAAATGCCCAGCTGAGGTTTATATCATTCTTCTTGAGTTAATATTAAGAATCATTTTGGATATAGCGCTTTTTACTCCTGAAGGGCTTCTC
Above is a window of Asterias rubens chromosome 11, eAstRub1.3, whole genome shotgun sequence DNA encoding:
- the LOC117297067 gene encoding trafficking protein particle complex subunit 3-like, with translation MSRQSGRSSDPRKVSQELFTLTYGSLVSQLVKDYESDEEVNKQLDKMGYNIGIRLVEDFLARSGERRCNDFRETADIIAKSGFKMFLGITPTVSNWSAAGDEFSLVLDNNPLTDFVELPEERSQLNYSNILCGVIRGALETVQMDVNVRFVQDILKGDNQTEIKVKFIKRLEDAVPAGEE